The Microcoleus sp. bin38.metabat.b11b12b14.051 genome segment GTGCAGCAATTCCCAAGGCAAGTGAGCGAGTCTTTCTGCCGCAGAAATGGCTAAAATAACGCTTTCCCCAGCCAACTCATGAAGTTTTCGAGAAAACAGGCGTTCCGTGCCATCAAGCCAGTCAAACAAGCATTTTCCAGTAACAGCATAGTCTTCTGGCAAAGGCACATAATAATCTCGTTCGACAAGTTGAATTAAATCAGCAATTTCAGTCAGAGACAGCCGCCGCGGGCTATTATAATTATTGGGATTGTCTAAAAAATAGCGAAATTCGACATAATCACCTTGAACAGTTTTGAGGTCGAGGTGCAAAATTTTCATAGTTAGGACTTATATAAGGTTAATAGGTGATGCTTTCCCCGATCGCCGAAAATTTTAACCTATAGTTAAATAAAATATTTTGAATCAGGTTAAAGATGACTTCCCTCTGGTTTTTGTCGTTTCCGGATATTTTGCTGATATATTCTGCGTCCAAATCATTTATACAAGTAGGGGCGGTGCCCCCGTGCCCGCCCGCCTGATATGTGTAGCGTGTGTCGCCGGCGATAAATGCCTATGTGCGATAACTATTTTGCAAGGTGCGTCGCTTTGAGATTGTCTATTTCATTGAGAGATTTTGCGTGGCGACACACCCTACAACGGCGGCTATCCGTTACTCTTTTGCAAGGTGCGTCGCTTTGAGATTGTTTATTTCATTTAGGGATTTTGCGTGACGACACACCCTACAACGGCGGCTATCCGTTACTCTTTTGCAAGGTGCGTCGCTTTGAGATTGTTTATTTCATTTAGGGATTTTGCGTGGCGACACACCCTACAACGGCGGCTATCCGTTACTATTTTGCAAGGTGTGTCGCTTTGAGATTGTCTATTTCATTGAGAGATTTTGCGTAGCGACACACCCTACAACGGCGGCTATCCGTTACTATTTTGCAAGGTGCGTCGCTTTGAGATTGTCTATTTCATCTAGGGATTTTGCGTGGCGACACACCCTACAACGGCGGCTATCCGTTACTATTTTGCAAGGTGCGTCGCTTTGAGATTGTCTATTTCATCTAGGGATTTTGCGTGGCGACACACCCTACAACGGCGGCTATCCGTTACATCCCGTACATTGCTCGTTGCCGAACTTCCTTCTATTCGTCTAAAATTTGTTTAATTTGGTCGATCGTCGCATTTTCCAACAGCAACCGCCGCCCGTGCCGCCCAACCAGCAAAACTTTCTCAATCTTTTTACCAGATTCACCTTTTTTGTATTCTTGATACCACTTGCGAATTTGTTCTGCGATCGCCACAGTGCCGCCAACAATACCGACAATAGCACCAATGGTGACTAAAACTCCCTCTTTTTCATCATCTCCGGCTGTTTCCCAATTTCCCGACAACCCAGAAATCGCAAAGAATTCCTCGGTAGCCGCAACTGCATCTTGTCCTTCGACACTGATTTGAATATCTGCCATTGCTTTTAATAACTAATAAATAAACTACCTAAAATCAAAACGATCGCAATTAATGCCACCCAAATAAACCGATTATCCTTCGTATTAACCTGACTCAAATCTACAGGTTCTTTTACGGGTGGTTTGGGTTTAGCGTACTTGATATCAGCGTTCGGATTGGCTTGAAAATTAATTGATTTATTTTCATCCAAAGCTGCTAAATCGGGGATTTTTACCGTCCATTCCTCAGGGATGCTGAGTTTGGGGGCTTCGAGAATGAACAGCAGGCGCTTGGCTTGTTGGCGGGTTTCTTGGCGGGGATGGCGGGTGAGTTTGCGACAAAGCTCGATCGCCCTTTCGGTATCGCCCGAGGCTTCGTAGGCTGTCACCAGCCACATCTGCACCTCGCCGCCCAGCCGGGAAGTGCGATCGACCAAACCGCTAGCTGTTTCTAAACTTTGGATAGCTTGAGCGTACAGCCCGCTCTCAAAAGCTGCTCGGCCCGCTTGATACTCGGTTTGAACAATTTCTAACTTTTCTGAACTCACCAGCCGCCACCCAATTGACAAATATTATTTTTCCAATTCCGCAAAAACTAGAATTCGCTATTTTGCGACATACTTGACTCATTGTCGCGCTTGGAGCCTAGCAAGTCTAACTGATCTACTTTAATGACAGGCATCGAGCGATTGGCTCCCGTGCTGCGATCTTGCCAGCGATCGAACTTCAAAGAGCCTGTTACCCCTATTTGAGAGCCTTTGCGAACGTAGTCAGCGGCGATTTGGGCTGTTTTGCCCCAGATTTCCAGGGTAAACCAGTCTGGTTCGTCGCTTTTGGTCGATCGCCTTCTGACTGCTAGCGTCAACTTGCACTTAACTGTACCGGATTCAAAATACTTCACGTCCGGGTCGCCACCGACGCGGCCGACTAAAGTCACAACATTAAGACTCATAAACTTTTTCGGGAATGTGTTCGATTGGTGATGTAGTTAAACTCTCCCTGAAGGGCGATCGCTTCCAAACTTAACTTGGAACAGCGCAAATCAGGGCTTCATCCTGATTTTACACCCACTGACCAGAACATATTTATTGTGGATGATTGGCGAGCCTGCGTTCAACTTATGCTCGACAATGTACATTTCTGACTAGACTCAGGATGAAAAACGTAATAGAATCCACCTCGGTTACACTTTTGTAACACCATTATTGCACACATTAGTATTTTAGTTTTGGGGGGGTACAAATCAGTGGGTCTTCTCAATCGATTTTCCTTATCTAGAGATATGGGTATCGACCTCGGTACTGCTAACACGCTCGTTTATGTATCCGGCAAAGGTATTGTTCTGCAAGAACCGTCCGTAGTGGCGATCGACCAAGACTTGAAAATACCGCTGGCTGTCGGAGAAGATGCTAAAAAAATGCTCGGGCGCACGCCCGGGAACGTGATAGCACTTCGCCCGCTGCGCGACGGGGTAATCGCCGACTTCGATACAGCCGAGTTGATGCTCAAAACTTTTATCCGCAGGGTTCACGAAGGCAAAAGCTTAGTTTCACCGCGGATCATTATTGGCATCCCCAGCGGTGTCACCGGAGTCGAGAGGCGGGCTGTTATTGAGGCGGCTACTCAAGCCGGTGCTAGAGAAGTACGGTTAATTGATGAACCTATCGCGGCGGCGATCGGAGCTGGATTGCCTGTAGCTGAGGCAACTGGCAATATGATTATAGATATCGGTGGGGGTACGACGGAAGTTGCGGTTTTGAGTTTGCAAGGTACGGTGATCAGCGAGTCTGTGCGGGTGGCGGGCGACGAACTCAATGAGGCGATCGTCATATACATGAAAAAAGTTCACAATTTGGTCATCGGCGAACGTACTGCTGAAGAAATTAAGATTCAGGTAGGTTCTGCATACCCAACTACCGAGGATGACGACGCGATCATGGAAGTGCGCGGCTTGCACTTGCTCTCCGGTCTACCGCGAACTGTTACAATCAAAGGCCCAGAAATTCGCGAAAGTATGTCCGAACCGCTTTCAGTAATCGTGGAAGCTGTCAAACGTACTTTGGAACGCACTCCTCCGGAATTAGCAGCAGATATTATTGACCGGGGAATTATGCTCGCCGGCGGTGGCGCACTCATGAAAGGTTTAGATACTCTGATCAGTCACGAAACAGGAATTGTCACTCACGTGGCAGCAGATCCTCTGTGCTGCGTGGTTTTGGGAACCGGTCGGGTCTTGGAAAACAAACAGTTGGAACGGGTTTTCAGCGGGCAGTCGTCGCGCAATATGTAGTTAACAAATTTGGGATTTTGGATTTAGAAATAGGTCTGCCATCTAAAATCTAAAATCCTGACATAACAATTTTACATTACTGAAATTATGCTAAAAAACACAATCCGCAGGTGGTGGGATCTGCGCCTACAAATCGCTCTTTTAGGTTTAGCTGTAACTGCGGCTTGGGGAGTTAGACAAACACAAGGTGCTGCACTGTTTGAAGTTTACAATTGGGTGTCTCGTCCATTTCATGCCGACGGTTCAGGACAAGAGAAACTCATCTCGGCTCGCACTCAAGAATTGCAAGCGAAGCTCTTAGAATCAGAGAGTCAAAATCAGAAACTGAAAGAGCTTTTAGGTTACGTTTCTGCTAAGAAACCTAAAGGGATTGTTGCTCCAATCGTGGGTCGCAGCGCCGATCATTGGTGGCAGCAAGTAACTTTGGGGCGCGGCAGTAATGATGGCATCAAAGCAGATTTTACTGTCATGGGCCCCGGCGGTCTGGTAGGTCGGGTTGTCAGCGTGACTCCTAATACTAGCTTGGTGTTGTTAATCAGTGACCCTACGAGTCAATTGGGTGTGGGAATTACCCGCAGTCGCAACATGGGTTTTATGCGCGGGAAAGGCCCCAATCAGGCTGTGATGGAATTTTTTGATAATGTTCCTAATGTCAAGCCTGGGGATCTAGTTTCAACTTCTTCTTTCAGTCAGTTGTTCCCTGCTGGTTTGCCTGTGGGAAAAGTGGTTTCGGTGGATATGAATAAAACTCCTGCTCCCGAAGCTGTTGTTGAGTTCTCTGCACCGATGAATGCTCTGGAGTGGGCGGTTGTTTACCCCCACGATAAGCAAGCCGAACTCAAGGCTTCGCAGGCTGAATCTTCTGCACCTTCGGGGGGAGCAAAGCAGTAATGAAGCGTTTATCTCGGTTGTCTTCGCGATGGCGCCAATTTCTCAACTTCGGCGTTACATTTGTTTCTGTGCTGCTGTGTATACTAATATTGCCCACCCGGATGCCAGGAATGGAATTGCTGGGAATTAGCCCGAACTGGCTGTTGATTTGGTTGGTAGCCTGGAGTATTAAGCGGAAACGTACAGTTTGGGGAGCCGCTAGCATGGGCATGGTTTTGGGCTTTATTCAAGATGCGATGACGGCTCCCCATCCCACCCACGCTGTGAGTCTAGTTTTTGTAGGTGTCTTAACTGTTGTTTTGCAGAAAAGCTGGTCGATTCCGGCTGATATTGTGGAGAGAGATCCGATTCCGATCGCCTTAATTGTGTTTGGGATGGCGGTGGTAGCGGAAACGGTGATGGGGCTGCAATTTTTCGCTATGGGCGATCGGGCTTTACTGGAAATTTGGAGCTATCACCAGCGAATAGCTTTGTGTTCTGCTATTCTCAGCAGTCTTTGGGCTCCGGTAATTTATTTTCCCCTCAATCGCTTGTGGGAAATGACCAGGAATTTAGAAAAATCTTAGTCATGGGGCATGGGGCATGGGGCATGGGGCATGGGGCATGGGGCATGGGGCATGGGGCATGGGGCATGGGGCATGGGGCATAGGGCATTGGGCATAGGGCATAGGGCATAGGGCATAGGGCATAGGGCATAGGGCATTAGTTAATAGTTAACTAATTTGGACTTACACGCGAGTGGCGAGAAACCGGGTTTGTTACAAAAACACTTAATTTCAGCTCACTAATTCGGTAAAAAACCCGGTTTCTAAAATTCGGAGTGCTTGCAAAATCGTAGTCAATCTACTATTACTTGTTGCGCCGAACCTAATAAGTGATGTACGGCAATAATCAAGTCACTGAGAATGAAATTAGGTTGGTGCTTTTGCAGTTGATGGCGACTGCGAATGCCACAGGTAACGGCAATTGTAGGTATCCCTAATGCTTGTCCCGCGAGGATATCTGCTTCGGTATCTCCAATCATCCAAGCTGAACCCAGAGATGACTCAAATTCTTCTGCAACTTCAGCCAACAATTCGGTTTTTAAGGCTGTGTAGTTGTGATACGCAGCATCCGCCATCTGAGTGCCGCGAATGCTGGTAAACAGTCTGGCTAAACCGTAATTTTGCAACAGTTGAACGGCTTGATTTCTCGGCCGCAGGGTGACTAAAATCAGCCGCACGCCGCGGGAGTGCAAAAGTGCGATCGCCCACTGCACCCCCGGCTGGATGCGATCTAAGTGCAACAAGTCTGGCTGATTGACAATCCGACTCACGCAGCCGAGAAAAACGTGAATTTCTTCTCCTGACAAGCCGGAACTTTTTGCTATTTCAGCATCGGGCACTCGGTTTTGTTTCATTTGCCAAAACTGCTGTTTGCTGAGGATTTGGAGGTTGAGGTTGATTCCCAGGGCCCCGTAGGCTGCTTGAGTGTCGGCTAATCCCTGTTGATATGTGGTGTAGTAGCGATCGGACACATCGACTATGGGCCCGTCTAAATCGCAAAATACTGTCATCCGGGGGGACGAGTCAGCGTCTGATGGTAGGTTGTACTGAGGGTTTTGAGAGTCCGGGGCGACAGCAGTTAACATATAAGGTTAAGTAAATCAAGGGAGTTATACATTTCTTGACTTTAGCAAGATTCTATAAGTTATAATACAAAATTTTCAGTCAGATTATTAAAAAAACCTATTAAGATTTTGAGGATTGGTGTGAATAAGGGCGATCGATCCGGCTGGCGCGTCCATAAATTCAACGAAAAAAGTGATTTTGGTGGCTGTTGATATGTGCTTTAA includes the following:
- a CDS encoding tetratricopeptide repeat protein, with translation MSSEKLEIVQTEYQAGRAAFESGLYAQAIQSLETASGLVDRTSRLGGEVQMWLVTAYEASGDTERAIELCRKLTRHPRQETRQQAKRLLFILEAPKLSIPEEWTVKIPDLAALDENKSINFQANPNADIKYAKPKPPVKEPVDLSQVNTKDNRFIWVALIAIVLILGSLFISY
- a CDS encoding single-stranded DNA-binding protein; this translates as MSLNVVTLVGRVGGDPDVKYFESGTVKCKLTLAVRRRSTKSDEPDWFTLEIWGKTAQIAADYVRKGSQIGVTGSLKFDRWQDRSTGANRSMPVIKVDQLDLLGSKRDNESSMSQNSEF
- a CDS encoding rod shape-determining protein, with product MGIDLGTANTLVYVSGKGIVLQEPSVVAIDQDLKIPLAVGEDAKKMLGRTPGNVIALRPLRDGVIADFDTAELMLKTFIRRVHEGKSLVSPRIIIGIPSGVTGVERRAVIEAATQAGAREVRLIDEPIAAAIGAGLPVAEATGNMIIDIGGGTTEVAVLSLQGTVISESVRVAGDELNEAIVIYMKKVHNLVIGERTAEEIKIQVGSAYPTTEDDDAIMEVRGLHLLSGLPRTVTIKGPEIRESMSEPLSVIVEAVKRTLERTPPELAADIIDRGIMLAGGGALMKGLDTLISHETGIVTHVAADPLCCVVLGTGRVLENKQLERVFSGQSSRNM
- the mreC gene encoding rod shape-determining protein MreC, which produces MLKNTIRRWWDLRLQIALLGLAVTAAWGVRQTQGAALFEVYNWVSRPFHADGSGQEKLISARTQELQAKLLESESQNQKLKELLGYVSAKKPKGIVAPIVGRSADHWWQQVTLGRGSNDGIKADFTVMGPGGLVGRVVSVTPNTSLVLLISDPTSQLGVGITRSRNMGFMRGKGPNQAVMEFFDNVPNVKPGDLVSTSSFSQLFPAGLPVGKVVSVDMNKTPAPEAVVEFSAPMNALEWAVVYPHDKQAELKASQAESSAPSGGAKQ
- the mreD gene encoding rod shape-determining protein MreD; this translates as MKRLSRLSSRWRQFLNFGVTFVSVLLCILILPTRMPGMELLGISPNWLLIWLVAWSIKRKRTVWGAASMGMVLGFIQDAMTAPHPTHAVSLVFVGVLTVVLQKSWSIPADIVERDPIPIALIVFGMAVVAETVMGLQFFAMGDRALLEIWSYHQRIALCSAILSSLWAPVIYFPLNRLWEMTRNLEKS
- a CDS encoding HAD family hydrolase, with the translated sequence MLTAVAPDSQNPQYNLPSDADSSPRMTVFCDLDGPIVDVSDRYYTTYQQGLADTQAAYGALGINLNLQILSKQQFWQMKQNRVPDAEIAKSSGLSGEEIHVFLGCVSRIVNQPDLLHLDRIQPGVQWAIALLHSRGVRLILVTLRPRNQAVQLLQNYGLARLFTSIRGTQMADAAYHNYTALKTELLAEVAEEFESSLGSAWMIGDTEADILAGQALGIPTIAVTCGIRSRHQLQKHQPNFILSDLIIAVHHLLGSAQQVIVD